One genomic segment of Amycolatopsis sp. Hca4 includes these proteins:
- a CDS encoding dTDP-4-dehydrorhamnose 3,5-epimerase family protein: MKAIPVPEIDGAYLFEPTPHADGRGFFSRTFDRDVVASVGIDPDGFVQDSLSRSRKGVVRGMHLRGGAGEAKLVRCSHGAIFDVVVDLRPDSPTFRNVKTFELSGDTQVSVYIPAGCAHGFQSLTDPSDVSYRIDRAHDPEEDITISYKDPELDISWPLSVTMVSDRDERAPSLGEALKPTR; encoded by the coding sequence ATGAAGGCCATTCCGGTGCCCGAGATCGACGGTGCGTACCTGTTCGAACCCACCCCGCACGCGGACGGGCGTGGTTTCTTCAGCCGGACCTTCGACCGCGACGTCGTCGCTTCGGTGGGAATCGACCCGGACGGCTTCGTCCAGGACAGTCTTTCCCGTTCCCGCAAGGGTGTCGTCCGCGGCATGCACCTGCGCGGCGGAGCCGGCGAGGCGAAGCTGGTGCGGTGTTCGCACGGCGCGATCTTCGACGTCGTGGTGGATCTCCGACCGGATTCGCCGACATTCCGGAATGTGAAAACCTTTGAACTCTCCGGTGATACCCAGGTTTCCGTGTACATCCCGGCGGGGTGCGCGCACGGATTCCAGTCACTCACCGATCCTTCCGATGTTTCGTACCGTATCGATCGGGCGCACGATCCTGAAGAAGACATTACGATTTCGTACAAAGACCCTGAATTGGACATTTCGTGGCCACTGTCGGTCACAATGGTGAGCGACCGGGACGAACGGGCGCCATCTCTCGGAGAGGCGTTGAAACCAACGAGGTGA
- a CDS encoding glutamate-1-semialdehyde 2,1-aminomutase, whose protein sequence is MGTNLPRSTKADERLHRVIPGGAHTYAKGSDQYPEGMAPVISHGRGGHVWDVDGNEYIEYGAGLRAVSLGHAHPRVIEAVRGELDKGSNFIRPSIIEAEAAERFLENVPTADMVKFTKNGSDATTAAVRLARAATGRKLVAKCADHAFFSTDDWFIGTTPMNAGIPDETTEATVSFPYGDLQAAEELLQRHDGEIACMILEAAAAVEPPQGYLQGLRELTTRHGVVLIFDEMITGFRWSAQGAQGLYGVTPDLSTFGKALGNGFAVSALAGKRELMEIGGLRTDHERVFLLSTTHGAETHSLAAAMAVMDVYRDEDVIGRMHALGDRLATGVRQVAADIGVEDHVVVRGRASNLVFGTLDEQGKPSQPYRTLFLRELIGGGVLGPSFVVSAALTEADIDRTIDVVAQACTVYRKALDANDPAPWMGGRPVQPVFRKYA, encoded by the coding sequence ATGGGAACGAACCTGCCCCGCTCCACCAAGGCTGACGAGCGGCTGCACCGGGTCATCCCCGGCGGTGCGCACACTTATGCCAAGGGCTCGGACCAGTATCCCGAAGGGATGGCCCCGGTCATCTCGCACGGCCGCGGCGGCCACGTCTGGGACGTCGACGGGAACGAGTACATCGAGTACGGCGCCGGCCTGAGAGCGGTCAGCCTCGGCCACGCCCACCCGCGGGTGATCGAGGCGGTGCGCGGCGAACTGGACAAGGGCAGCAACTTCATCCGGCCGTCGATCATCGAGGCCGAGGCCGCCGAGCGGTTCCTGGAGAACGTCCCGACGGCCGACATGGTGAAGTTCACCAAGAACGGCTCGGACGCGACAACCGCGGCGGTCCGGCTGGCCCGCGCGGCCACCGGCCGCAAGCTCGTCGCCAAGTGCGCCGACCACGCCTTCTTCTCCACCGACGACTGGTTCATCGGCACCACGCCGATGAACGCGGGCATCCCGGACGAGACGACGGAAGCGACGGTGTCCTTCCCGTACGGCGACCTGCAGGCCGCGGAGGAGCTGCTGCAGCGCCACGACGGCGAGATCGCGTGCATGATCCTGGAGGCGGCCGCGGCGGTCGAGCCACCTCAGGGGTACCTGCAGGGCCTGCGCGAGCTCACCACCCGCCACGGCGTCGTCCTGATCTTCGACGAGATGATCACCGGCTTCCGCTGGTCCGCCCAGGGTGCACAGGGCCTCTACGGCGTCACGCCCGACCTCTCGACGTTCGGCAAGGCGCTCGGCAACGGCTTCGCCGTCTCGGCGCTGGCCGGCAAGCGGGAGCTGATGGAGATCGGCGGCCTGCGCACCGACCACGAGCGGGTGTTCCTGCTCTCGACCACGCACGGCGCGGAGACCCACTCGCTGGCCGCGGCGATGGCGGTCATGGACGTCTACCGCGACGAAGACGTCATCGGCCGCATGCACGCCCTCGGCGACCGGCTCGCCACCGGCGTCCGCCAGGTGGCCGCCGACATCGGCGTCGAGGACCACGTGGTCGTCCGCGGGCGGGCCAGCAACCTGGTCTTCGGCACGCTCGACGAGCAGGGCAAGCCCTCCCAGCCCTACCGGACGCTGTTCCTCCGCGAGCTGATCGGCGGCGGGGTGCTCGGACCGTCCTTCGTGGTCAGTGCCGCGCTCACCGAGGCCGACATCGACCGGACGATCGACGTCGTCGCCCAGGCGTGCACGGTGTACCGGAAGGCGCTCGACGCCAACGACCCGGCGCCGTGGATGGGCGGGCGCCCGGTGCAGCCCGTGTTCCGCAAGTACGCCTGA
- a CDS encoding right-handed parallel beta-helix repeat-containing protein, with translation MGRSRAVLVAACSLLIAVACPAVAGAADGPAPVCGHQPAENAQPPSGAVAVDPAVDGDLAAKTAAHPAGTTFWLRPGTHTLGKDEYGQVVPKDGDVYLGAPGSVLDGRGVNRAAFTQRARDVQLRGLTIRGFAALQDQGVVNHDSGDGWLIENTTIEDNAGAALMAGAGQVVRHSCLRNNGQYGLNAYQAGDGITGLVLEGNEITGNNTGDWEAKVPGCGCSGGAKFWAVNGADIRGNWVHGNHGAGLWADTNNNDFLVEDNLFEANDAEALFYETSYNLVLRNNTFRGNTLVQGRAFAARGDNFPAATVYLSESGGDPRVQARTSAVDISGNTFEDNWAGITLWENADRFCNSPANTSTGYCTKTAAKSSCTAGTIEKAPAYDDCRWKTQRVEIHGNTFRFDPGRVGCQSLCGRMALLSNFGTFPDWSPYKGTVVEEAITFRQANRWHDNVYSGPWTFVAHDTSRTVDAAGWRAKPYSQDECSSFGGGPAGC, from the coding sequence ATGGGCAGATCTCGTGCGGTTCTCGTCGCTGCTTGCTCGCTCCTGATCGCCGTGGCGTGCCCGGCGGTCGCGGGCGCCGCCGACGGGCCCGCTCCGGTGTGCGGCCACCAACCCGCCGAGAACGCGCAACCACCCTCGGGAGCGGTCGCCGTCGACCCGGCCGTCGACGGCGACCTTGCGGCCAAGACGGCGGCGCACCCGGCGGGCACGACGTTCTGGCTCCGGCCGGGCACCCACACCCTCGGAAAGGACGAGTACGGCCAGGTCGTCCCCAAGGACGGCGACGTCTACCTCGGCGCCCCGGGCTCGGTGCTCGACGGCCGCGGCGTCAACCGGGCCGCCTTCACCCAGCGGGCCCGCGACGTGCAACTCCGCGGCCTCACCATCCGCGGCTTCGCCGCGTTGCAGGACCAGGGCGTGGTCAACCACGACTCCGGCGACGGCTGGCTGATCGAGAACACCACCATCGAGGACAACGCGGGCGCGGCGCTGATGGCCGGCGCCGGCCAGGTCGTGCGGCACAGCTGCCTGCGCAACAACGGCCAGTACGGGCTCAACGCCTACCAGGCGGGCGACGGCATCACCGGGCTCGTGCTGGAGGGCAACGAGATCACCGGCAACAACACCGGTGACTGGGAGGCCAAGGTGCCGGGCTGCGGGTGCAGCGGCGGCGCCAAGTTCTGGGCCGTGAACGGGGCCGACATCCGCGGCAACTGGGTCCACGGCAACCACGGCGCCGGACTGTGGGCCGACACGAACAACAACGACTTCCTCGTCGAGGACAACCTGTTCGAGGCCAACGACGCCGAGGCGCTGTTCTACGAGACCAGCTACAACCTGGTGCTGCGCAACAACACCTTCCGCGGCAACACCCTGGTCCAGGGCCGCGCGTTCGCGGCCCGCGGCGACAACTTCCCGGCGGCGACGGTGTACCTGTCGGAGTCGGGCGGCGACCCGCGTGTGCAGGCTCGCACGTCGGCCGTCGACATCAGCGGCAACACGTTCGAGGACAACTGGGCCGGGATCACGTTGTGGGAGAACGCCGACCGCTTCTGCAATAGCCCGGCCAACACCTCGACGGGCTACTGCACCAAGACGGCGGCAAAGTCTTCGTGCACCGCGGGCACGATCGAGAAGGCCCCGGCGTACGACGACTGCCGCTGGAAGACGCAGCGGGTCGAGATCCACGGCAACACCTTCCGGTTCGACCCCGGCCGGGTGGGCTGCCAGAGCCTGTGCGGCCGGATGGCCCTGCTGTCGAACTTCGGGACGTTCCCGGACTGGTCGCCCTACAAGGGAACGGTCGTCGAAGAGGCCATCACCTTCCGCCAGGCCAACCGGTGGCACGACAACGTGTACTCGGGGCCGTGGACGTTCGTGGCGCATGACACCTCCAGGACGGTGGACGCTGCGGGCTGGCGGGCGAAGCCCTACTCGCAGGACGAGTGCTCTTCGTTCGGCGGTGGGCCCGCCGGCTGCTGA
- a CDS encoding maleylpyruvate isomerase family mycothiol-dependent enzyme, giving the protein MKEIPMIQRLIAAERRELAALLDELPPPAWSAPTLCAGWGVAEVVAHMTMPFRFSTGRFVRELARSGGRFNAMADRVARRDAAELSRDALIASLRDNADHPWRPPGGGAEGALSHDIIHGLDITTALQLDRRVPLERLEAIFAAMKPKQVKYFGADLAGIALRADDLDWAYGTGTPLAGAAQDLLLVLCNRRLPAGRLRGEPSSRFTVV; this is encoded by the coding sequence GTGAAGGAGATCCCCATGATCCAACGTCTGATCGCTGCCGAGCGGCGGGAGCTGGCCGCGCTGCTCGATGAGCTGCCGCCGCCGGCTTGGAGCGCGCCGACCCTGTGCGCCGGTTGGGGTGTGGCCGAAGTGGTGGCCCACATGACCATGCCCTTCCGGTTCTCCACCGGGCGGTTCGTGCGGGAACTCGCGCGCTCCGGCGGCCGCTTCAACGCGATGGCCGACCGTGTCGCCCGGCGCGATGCCGCCGAACTCTCCCGCGACGCGTTGATCGCCTCGCTGCGCGACAACGCCGACCACCCGTGGCGGCCGCCGGGTGGCGGTGCCGAGGGCGCTCTGAGCCACGACATCATCCACGGCCTCGACATCACGACCGCTCTCCAGCTCGACCGGCGGGTGCCGCTGGAGCGCCTCGAAGCCATTTTCGCCGCGATGAAGCCGAAGCAAGTCAAGTACTTCGGTGCCGACCTCGCCGGCATCGCCCTGCGGGCCGACGACCTCGACTGGGCGTACGGGACCGGTACGCCGCTCGCCGGGGCGGCCCAGGATCTTCTCCTTGTTCTCTGCAATCGGCGGTTGCCCGCCGGGCGTCTTCGGGGTGAGCCGAGCAGCCGGTTCACCGTGGTCTGA
- a CDS encoding phosphatase PAP2 family protein, protein MRQLVRTAPPALPAGLRAPLAMTAALATAVLVALGILHFRDSSLTGIDAALLPAVYPVQAPWRYVALVVDFGGEPVGSVILIALLSGVCWLLHRVRAAVLTVVGVVVTVAVTTVLKPVVGRMIHGEFLSYPSGHTALATALALVIALVLAERLGLGRAAGVVLALGLALVAGLVMGWAEVALGAHYPTDALGGFCAALAAVPATAWALDRVADRL, encoded by the coding sequence GTGAGGCAGCTGGTCCGGACGGCGCCCCCGGCCCTGCCGGCCGGGTTGCGCGCCCCGCTGGCGATGACGGCTGCCCTCGCGACGGCGGTGCTCGTCGCGCTCGGCATCCTGCACTTCCGCGATTCGAGCCTGACCGGCATCGACGCGGCCCTCCTTCCTGCGGTCTACCCGGTCCAGGCGCCGTGGCGGTACGTGGCCCTGGTCGTCGACTTCGGCGGCGAACCGGTGGGGTCGGTGATCCTGATCGCGCTCCTTTCCGGGGTGTGCTGGCTGCTCCACCGGGTCCGGGCGGCGGTGCTGACCGTGGTCGGTGTCGTGGTGACGGTGGCGGTGACGACCGTGCTGAAGCCGGTGGTCGGCCGCATGATCCACGGCGAGTTCCTGTCGTACCCGAGCGGCCACACGGCCTTGGCGACGGCGCTCGCGCTGGTCATCGCCCTGGTGCTGGCCGAACGGTTGGGGCTGGGACGCGCGGCCGGGGTGGTGCTCGCGTTGGGGTTGGCGTTGGTGGCCGGCCTGGTGATGGGGTGGGCTGAGGTCGCCTTGGGCGCGCACTACCCGACGGATGCGCTCGGCGGGTTCTGTGCCGCGCTGGCGGCGGTGCCGGCGACTGCATGGGCGTTGGATCGGGTGGCTGATCGGCTCTGA
- a CDS encoding glycosyltransferase: MKVLVVHNRYRSEQPSGENNVVDAEVTLLADGGHQVSLFERRSDDIAAMPLPRKAAVPLMVPWNPAVRKELAARLRASRPDVVHIHNTFPLLSPSVVAACADAGVPAVATLHNYTMVCPPGTLHRDGHICTECVGGSPLPAVKHGCYRGSSAATLPMAASMVANRRRWWTGVSRFFCISAAQRDLLVSAGMPGERMVVKHNFVTDPGVRRTGAGKHVLFLGRVTEEKGVGLLMRAWEHLGGALGVPLVIAGTGPMQDEVATWAAGRPDVSYVGLQNKAECRALTADAVAVVAPSTWLEAFGLVVVEAMAAGVPTVAAAHGAFPELVEDGVTGLLHVPNDAASLADRLREVVGDRNGDMGDAARVRYEKDFTPAVGLDRLIAGYEAAIEA; encoded by the coding sequence GTGAAGGTGCTCGTGGTCCACAACCGGTACCGCTCCGAGCAGCCGAGCGGTGAGAACAACGTGGTCGACGCCGAGGTGACGTTGCTCGCCGACGGCGGCCACCAGGTGTCGTTGTTCGAACGCCGCAGCGACGACATCGCGGCGATGCCGTTGCCCCGCAAGGCGGCGGTGCCGCTGATGGTGCCGTGGAACCCGGCGGTGCGGAAGGAACTCGCCGCCCGGTTGCGGGCGTCCCGCCCGGACGTCGTGCACATCCACAACACGTTCCCGCTGCTGTCGCCCTCGGTGGTCGCCGCGTGCGCGGACGCGGGGGTGCCCGCGGTCGCGACGCTGCACAACTACACGATGGTCTGCCCACCGGGCACGCTCCACCGCGACGGCCACATCTGCACCGAGTGCGTCGGCGGCTCACCGCTGCCGGCGGTGAAGCACGGCTGCTACCGCGGTTCGAGCGCGGCCACCCTCCCGATGGCGGCGAGCATGGTCGCGAACCGGCGCCGGTGGTGGACGGGCGTGTCCCGGTTCTTCTGCATTTCGGCGGCCCAACGTGACCTCCTCGTGTCGGCCGGGATGCCCGGCGAGCGAATGGTGGTGAAGCACAACTTCGTCACCGACCCCGGCGTCCGCCGCACCGGTGCCGGCAAGCACGTGCTGTTCCTCGGCCGCGTCACCGAGGAGAAGGGTGTCGGCCTGCTGATGCGGGCCTGGGAGCACCTCGGCGGCGCACTGGGGGTGCCGCTGGTCATCGCGGGCACCGGCCCGATGCAGGACGAGGTCGCCACCTGGGCGGCCGGCCGTCCCGACGTCTCGTACGTCGGCCTCCAGAACAAGGCGGAGTGCCGCGCGCTGACCGCCGACGCGGTGGCGGTGGTCGCGCCGTCGACGTGGCTGGAAGCTTTCGGCCTGGTGGTGGTCGAGGCCATGGCCGCCGGCGTACCGACGGTGGCGGCCGCGCACGGCGCCTTCCCCGAGCTGGTCGAAGACGGCGTGACCGGCCTCCTGCATGTCCCGAACGACGCTGCCTCCCTCGCGGACCGCTTGCGCGAGGTCGTCGGCGACCGCAACGGCGACATGGGCGACGCGGCCCGTGTCCGGTACGAGAAGGACTTCACGCCCGCTGTCGGCCTGGACCGGCTGATCGCCGGGTACGAGGCGGCGATCGAGGCGTGA
- a CDS encoding O-antigen ligase domain-containing protein yields MTASTGAAGLRGDATPEPASSTPKWAGLAWALLILNTLGSTGAKTVIPLPRSVSQLVTMGSLMTAFVIALALNKHLRVRPSAYLMLLTALLGASILSSADLQEGFGALFRCFRLTVFVSTLWLLTRWWDGGFSFVRYHIRTYTIVLASVAIGLVISPGNAMPDIYGGRLSGAIWPLTPPQIGQYAAVVAGLTLLLWFGRRTTWRSAVLIVLPVLALLLLTHTRTATLGLVAGLAVAFLSMVLTSARARKVFAWTVGVGGVAGVVLAGALQTWFLRGQSADNFSSLTGRAKVWDALLEAPRTTLEYIFGVGLTDKSYDGLPIDNSWLAIYHEQGFVGIALVAGFLLTLVVVAVLRPPSLARACAIFLITYCISASYTEAGLGDASPYLLHLAVAASLLVRGVPQSDEQAFIPAKGADVRGAGA; encoded by the coding sequence ATGACCGCGAGCACCGGAGCGGCCGGCCTCCGCGGCGACGCCACGCCCGAACCCGCCTCGTCGACGCCGAAGTGGGCCGGCCTGGCGTGGGCGCTGCTGATCCTCAACACGCTCGGTTCGACCGGCGCGAAGACGGTCATCCCGCTGCCGCGCTCGGTCAGCCAGCTGGTCACCATGGGCTCGCTGATGACGGCGTTCGTGATCGCGCTGGCCCTCAACAAGCACCTGCGGGTCCGCCCGAGCGCGTACCTGATGCTGCTGACGGCCCTGCTAGGCGCCAGCATCCTGTCCAGTGCCGACCTGCAGGAGGGCTTCGGCGCGCTGTTCCGGTGCTTCCGGCTCACCGTGTTCGTCTCCACGCTCTGGTTGCTGACCCGCTGGTGGGACGGCGGGTTCAGCTTCGTCCGCTACCACATCCGCACGTACACGATCGTGCTCGCGTCGGTGGCGATCGGCCTGGTGATCTCGCCCGGCAACGCGATGCCGGACATCTACGGCGGACGCCTCTCGGGTGCGATCTGGCCGCTCACCCCGCCGCAGATCGGCCAGTACGCGGCGGTCGTCGCCGGGCTCACGCTCCTCCTCTGGTTCGGGCGCCGCACGACTTGGCGCAGCGCGGTGCTGATCGTGCTGCCGGTGCTGGCGCTGCTGCTGCTCACGCACACCCGCACGGCGACGCTCGGCCTGGTCGCCGGCCTCGCGGTGGCCTTCCTGTCGATGGTGCTGACCAGCGCCCGGGCGAGGAAGGTGTTCGCCTGGACGGTCGGCGTCGGCGGCGTGGCCGGCGTGGTGCTGGCGGGTGCGCTGCAGACGTGGTTCCTCCGCGGGCAGAGCGCCGACAACTTCTCCAGCCTGACCGGCCGCGCGAAGGTGTGGGACGCGCTGCTGGAGGCCCCGCGGACGACGTTGGAGTACATCTTCGGGGTCGGGCTGACGGACAAGTCCTACGACGGTCTCCCGATCGACAACAGCTGGCTCGCGATCTACCACGAGCAGGGCTTCGTCGGGATCGCGCTGGTCGCGGGTTTCCTCCTTACCTTGGTCGTGGTGGCCGTGCTGCGGCCGCCTTCTCTGGCTCGCGCGTGCGCGATCTTCCTGATCACCTACTGCATTTCGGCCTCCTACACCGAAGCGGGTCTCGGCGACGCGTCGCCGTACCTGCTGCACCTGGCGGTCGCCGCGTCACTGCTGGTCCGCGGGGTGCCGCAGTCCGACGAACAAGCATTCATCCCGGCGAAGGGGGCAGACGTGCGAGGTGCAGGCGCGTGA
- a CDS encoding right-handed parallel beta-helix repeat-containing protein gives MTARRFRFRRAAPPLLGVLLAVAACSGGPDTDGAGQATAAPSGSVAAVCDKQPAGPSAAPAGAVVVDPAVPGDLAAKTRSAGSGTTFWLKPGKHVLGDDRYDQVSPKDGDVYIGAPGAVLDGRKINQYAFTGHAANVKITYLTVQGFAAPHDEGVVNHDSGDGWLIEHSTIQDNDGAGLMAGARQQVRGNCLRRNGQYGMNAYSGGTPITTLVVEGNEIAGNNTGNWEAKIEGCGCSGGIKFWDVNGADIRGNWVHDNHGTGLWADTNNNDFLIEGNLIENNDSAALIYEISYNAIIRDNTIRKNNWVDGRRYADKSDNFPTSAVYISESGGEPRIKARTAKIEISRNYLENNWSGITLWENADRFCNSPANTSSGDCTRLVPVVKQCAAPAITSGPLLADCRWKTQHVDIHDNKFVLDPAVVGCQASCGRMGLLSNFGTYPEWSPYRGDDVQDAITFKQDNRWHDNSYAGPWTFIAFSADRILEIGEWEGAPYSQDSGSTFTAQGGG, from the coding sequence GTGACAGCCCGCCGCTTCCGTTTCCGCCGTGCAGCTCCGCCGCTGCTCGGTGTCCTCCTCGCGGTCGCGGCGTGCTCGGGCGGGCCGGACACCGATGGCGCCGGCCAGGCCACCGCGGCTCCCAGCGGGTCGGTCGCCGCCGTGTGTGACAAGCAGCCTGCCGGTCCGTCGGCCGCGCCGGCCGGGGCTGTCGTCGTCGATCCCGCCGTTCCGGGGGACCTGGCGGCGAAGACGCGCTCGGCCGGCTCCGGCACGACGTTCTGGCTCAAGCCCGGCAAGCACGTCCTCGGCGACGACCGGTACGACCAGGTGTCCCCCAAGGACGGCGATGTCTACATCGGCGCCCCCGGCGCCGTCCTCGACGGCCGCAAGATCAACCAGTACGCCTTCACCGGGCACGCGGCCAACGTCAAGATCACCTACCTGACGGTGCAGGGCTTCGCCGCCCCGCACGACGAAGGCGTGGTCAACCACGACTCCGGCGACGGCTGGCTGATCGAGCACTCGACCATCCAGGACAACGACGGAGCCGGCCTGATGGCGGGCGCGCGCCAACAGGTGCGCGGCAACTGCCTGCGCCGCAACGGCCAGTACGGCATGAACGCCTACTCCGGCGGCACCCCGATCACCACGCTCGTCGTCGAGGGCAACGAGATCGCCGGCAACAACACCGGCAACTGGGAAGCCAAGATCGAGGGCTGCGGCTGCAGCGGCGGCATCAAGTTCTGGGACGTCAACGGCGCCGACATCCGCGGCAACTGGGTGCACGACAACCACGGCACCGGGCTCTGGGCCGACACGAACAACAACGACTTCCTCATCGAGGGCAACCTCATCGAGAACAACGACAGCGCCGCGCTCATCTACGAGATCAGCTACAACGCGATCATCCGCGACAACACGATCCGCAAGAACAACTGGGTCGACGGCCGCCGCTACGCCGACAAGAGCGACAACTTCCCGACGTCGGCGGTCTACATCTCCGAGTCCGGCGGCGAGCCGCGGATCAAGGCGCGCACCGCGAAGATCGAGATCTCGCGCAACTACCTGGAGAACAACTGGTCCGGGATCACGTTGTGGGAGAACGCCGACCGGTTCTGCAACAGCCCGGCCAACACCTCCTCCGGCGACTGCACCCGGCTGGTGCCCGTCGTCAAGCAGTGCGCGGCCCCGGCGATCACCAGCGGCCCGCTGCTGGCCGACTGCCGCTGGAAGACCCAGCACGTCGACATCCACGACAACAAGTTCGTCCTCGACCCGGCGGTCGTGGGCTGCCAGGCCTCCTGCGGCCGGATGGGCCTGCTGTCGAACTTCGGCACCTACCCGGAGTGGTCGCCCTACCGCGGCGACGACGTCCAGGACGCGATCACGTTCAAACAGGACAACCGCTGGCACGACAACAGCTACGCCGGCCCGTGGACGTTCATCGCCTTCTCGGCCGACCGCATTCTCGAGATCGGCGAGTGGGAAGGCGCGCCCTACTCCCAGGACAGCGGGAGCACCTTCACCGCGCAGGGCGGAGGCTGA